The Rhizobium grahamii DNA window AGATGCCGCCTCGACCGCGCCGCGAGACCTCGCGCGCGGAGGCGGTCAGCCGGTCGCCTTTGAATGCCGGCGCGATGTAGGTTACGGAACAGTGCTGCCCCACCGTGCGCTGGTTGTAGGTGTTGCAGGCAAAGGCGAAGGCGGAATCGGCCAGCGCGAAGATGTATCCCCCGTGGCAGGTGCCGTGGCCATTGGTCATCTCGGGCTTGACGATCATGGAGATCACCGCCGTCCCGGGTGCCACGCGCTCCATCACCATGCCTAGGTGGCGAGTGGCATTGTCCTCGCGCCACATCGCATCCGCACAGGCTTCGGCAAGCTCTTGCGCAGTCAGAACGAGCCTATTCGTCATTGCCCCTTGAACTCCGGTTTCCGCTTTTCAAGGAACGCGGCCACGCCCTCGGCATAATCGGTGCTGCGTCCCGCTTCGCGTTGCAGATCGCGCTCGAGTTCGAGTTGCTCATCCAGCGAGTTGGTCGCTGCCGCCTGGATGGCGCGCTTGGTCATGCCAAGGCCTTTTGTCGGTCCGGCAGCGAGTTTGGCGGCCAGAGCCGTTGCTTCGTCGAGAAGCGTGGCATCATTGACCGTTTTCCAGATGAGGCCCCAATTGGCTGCCGTCTCTGCGTCGAGTGGTTCGGCTGTCAGCGCCAAAGCCTTGGCCCTCGCTTCACCGAGGAGGCGAGGCAGGCTCCAGGTGCCACCGGAATCGGGCACGAGACCGATCTTGGCGAAGGCCTGAATGAAGCGCGCTGAGCGCGCTGCCAGCGTGATATCGCATGCAAGTGCGATATTGGCGCCTGCGCCCGCGGCAACGCCGTTGACCGCACAGATGACAGGTTTCTCAAGTGTCCTGATCAGGCGGATCAGCGGGTTATAGAAGAGCTCGATCGTCCGCCCGAGGTCCGGCGCCGCTCCGCCCTTGCGCGGGTCGCGGTCACCAAGATCCTGTCCTGCACAGAAGCCACGCCCGGCGCCGGTAAGAAGCACTGAACGCACTGATGCATCCTGATGCGCGCGTTCGAAGCCGGCTCGCAGTGCCAGATGCATCTCTTCGTTGAAGGCGTTGAGCTTGTCGGGCCGGTTGAGCGTCAGCGTGAGAACGCCATCGGCAAAGGCCGATAGGACGGTGTCGGATTCGGACATATTTCCTCCAGTTCCGCCAGGATCGGGCGGTTCATGAAAAAACTCTTGCATAAACCGACCGGCCGGTCAATTATAAATCCACTGCATGAGAGGAACATGTGATGGATGCCCTTTTTGACCGCCACCAGCCGACGCTTGCTGCCGCCTTGAAGGCGGTGCGGGAGCGCGGTTATTGGTCGGCTTATCCTGAAATCCCAAGCGGAAAGATTTATGGCGAAACCGCCAAGGATGATGGTCTGGCATCCTATAGTGCCCGTCTCGGCAAGCCTTTCGCTCTGCCTGGTCACCCGGGGACAGCGCACATCGGCGCGGAAGTCTCGCCGTTCGGCCCAGCGCTGGGCATTACTTATCCAGCCGCCGATGTCGACACGCTGATTGCTGCCTCGCAGGCTGCTGGGTCCGCGTGGGCCGAGGCCTCGGCGGAAATGCGAGTCGGCATCTGCATCGAAGTTCTTGCCCGCCTCAATCGCATGAGCTTCGAAATTGCCAATGCTGTCATGCATACGACAGGGCAGGCTTTTGCCATGGCATTCCAGGCGGGCGGACCGCATGCTCAGGATCGTGGCCTAGAGGCGGTCGCCTATGCCTACGCAGAAATGACCCGCACGCCGGCACAGGCGATCTGGACCAAGCCGCAAGGCAAGGGTGAGCCGATCGTTCTGGAAAAGCAGTGGCGGATCGTGCCGCGCGGCATCTCGCTTGTCATCGGCTGCCAGACCTTCCCGACGTGGAACAGCTATCCTGGCCTTTTCGCCAGCCTGGCAACCGGCAACACCATCATCGTCAAGCCGCATCCGGCTGCAATCCTGCCGTTGGCGATCACCGTTTCCGTTATTCGTGACGTGCTCGCCGAACAGGGATTTGACCCCAATGTTGTGCTTCTGGCAGCGGATGCTCCGGCCGCTGAAGTCACCGTTGATCTCGTGAAGAATAGGGCCGTGTCGATCATCGATTATACGGGCTCGAATGCCTTCGGTGATTGGGTACGCCGGAATGCCGGCGAGGCGCAGGTCTACACCGAAGAGGCGGGTGTCAATTCGATCGTCGTCGCGGCGACGGACGACTTCGCTGGCATGTGCGCCAACATTGCATTCTCGCTCTCGCTCTACAGCGGCCAGATGTGCACCGCGCCGCAGAACATCTTCGTTCCAAGGAGCGGTATCGAGACCGATCAGGGCCACAAGAGCTTTGACGACGTCGCAGGGGGAATCGCAGCCGCGATCGACGAACTTCTTGCAGATCCGGCGCGCGCTGCCGGTGTCTGTGGCGCGATTGCCAATCCGGCGACCGTGGCACGGATCGAGGCAGCCCGCGGACTCGGAAGGGTCATTCGTGACTCCGCTCCCGTCACTGTCGGGGATGTGCGCACGGCAACGCCGCTCATCATTGCCGTCGATGACGATAAGACGGACGCTCATGAGGAAGAACGCTTTGGTCCGATCGCCTTCATTGTCGCGGTCGCTGATGCAGGCGCTGGTATCGAAAAGGCTGCAAGCCTTGCCCGCCGCAAGGGCGCGATCACCGCGGCGCTCTACGACAACGACGAGCACCGGATAGACGCTGCGGTCGACGCGTCTGCCAAGGCCGGCGTCAACCTCTCGATCAATCTGACGGGCGGCATCTTTATCAATCAGAGTGCTGCTTTCAGCGATTTCCACGTCACCGGCGCCAACCCGGCCGGCAATGCCAGCCTGACCGACGCCGCTTTCGTTGCCAACCGCTTCCGCACCGTCATGTGGCGTCGCCCGAAGGCGGCGTGAACGGCGGGTGGTCGCGAACGAAGCCCAGCAATAATATTCTATCGGGGGAGACGATGATGAACCTTGCCATCAAGAAGCGTGACGGAATCGCCGTCGTTACTGTCGATAATCCGCCGGTGAATGCGCTTTCGCAGGCACTGAGGCAGGATTTACTGACCGCCGCGGAGACGCTCGACCACGATAGCGATGTTCAAGCTGTGGTACTGATCTGCGCTGGCCGAACTTTCATCGCCGGGGCCGATGTCAACGAGTTCGGAAAGCCGCCAATGCCGCCGCATCTGCCTGATGTCGTTGCGCGGATCGAGGCATCCCGAAAGCCTTGGGTCGCCGCAATTCACGGCAGTGCGCTCGGTGGCGGCCTTGAAATTGCTCTCGGCTGTCGTTTCCGCGTAGCGGCCGCTTCTGCCACCCTCGGGTTGCCGGAAGTTCGGCTTGGCATCGTGCCGGGAGCCGGCGGCACCGTCCGGCTGCCGCGTCTTGTCGGCCCGGCGCTCGCCGCGGATCTTGTGACAACAGGAAAGCCGATCAGTGCAACGGAAGCCCGGTCGCAGGGTCTGGTGGACGCTCTTATTGAGCACGATCTCGAGGACGGTGCCGTCGCTTTCGCGAGGTCGACCTTGCAACACACGCTGCCGCTGCCGCTTCGAGAACGGGCGGTCGCTGCTGTCGACGATGGTTTCTGGGGGACGACGACGAAGGCTGTCGCGGCACGTTCCAAACGCGAGGAAGCGCCGCTGCGGGCACTCGCCTGCGTCAGGAAGGCAGCCGAGGTCGACTTCGATGCGGCAATGGCTTTCGAGCGGGAAACATTTCTTTACCTGCGCGGTTCATCCCAGGCGGCAGCGCTGAGGCACGTCTTCTTTGCCGAACGTGGAGCGGCGCGTCCGCCGGAGCTTGCCGGCGTCCGTGCGCGAGACGTCAGGTCCGCCGCGGTCGTTGGTGGGGGAACGATGGGAGCCGGGATTGCCGCAACGCTGCGGGACGCGGGCTTGCCGGTCATACTGGTTGAAAGAGATGAAAGTGCGGTCGCACGCGGTCTGGCCAATCTGAAATCGATCTACGACGGCGCGGCTAAGAAGGGCCGGATAAGCGCGAGCGCTGCGGCCGAAAAGATCGGTGGTGTGACAGGAACAACCGACTACCGGGCGCTAGCCGATACCGATCTCGTGATCGAGGCTGTTTTTGAGGATCTTGACGTCAAGCGGCAGGTTTTTGCGCTATTGGCTGACAACTGCCGCGAGGACGCAATTCTCGCAACCAACACCTCTTATCTCAATCCGCAGGAGATCGCCGCGGAGATCCGCGGTCAGGATCGCTTCCTTGGCCTGCATTTCTTCAGTCCTGCGCATGTCATGAAACTGCTTGAGATCGTGCCCACGGCAGGCACGGCGCCGGAAGTTCTCGCAACCGCTTTTTCATTGGCGCGCATTCTCGGGAAAATTCCAGTACGGGCCGGGATTTGTGATGGCTTCATCGGCAATCGCATCCTCAAGGTAACACGCGCGCAGGCAGAAAGGCTGCTGTTATCAGGAGCAACGCCGGCCGCAGTCGATGCGGCGATGCGGACTTTCGGATTGCCGATGGGGCCGTTTGAAGCGCAGGATCTCGGCGGACTCGATATTGCCGGCTTTCAGCGTCGGGCCGCGCGTGGTCGCGGCGAAACGCCGTTTGCGCCGATTGCCGACCGGCTGTGCGAAATGGAACGGTTTGGCCAGAAGACCGGCGGCGGATGGTACGATTACGCGAAGGGAGATCGAACCCCGCAACCTTCGCCAGTGGTGGCGTCGGTGATCGCTGAAGCTGCACGCGGATTGGCCCAACGGGACTGGAGCGAGGAGGCAATCGCGGATTGCATCATCCTGCCCGTCGTCAATGAAGCGGCCGCGATACTCGACGAGGGCATCGCACTCAGAGCTACCGATATCGACCTCGTGAAAATACACGGTTACGGTTTCCCCCGCTGGAGGGGTGGGCCGATGCACTATGCTGAATACCGCGGCCTGAACGATGTCGTCGATCGCCTTGAGCAGTTGTCGCGCGACGGGTTGGCGACGCCGCCATGCGATTTGCTGCGGCGCGCTGCGAAAGCAGGCGGGTGGGCGGAGATTAATCAGGGGTAAAGTGCTAGATTAGAGCAATCTGCAGAGACCAGGGAGGGGATGATGCAGTCGTTGGTCACACCGGTTCACACGCCGATGGCGGTGGAGGATCTTGAAGCCAGGATACGCAAGGCCTGCGGCGCGTTCGATTTGGAGCCAATGGCGCCAACCGGCATCGTCGCGGGCGACGTTTCCACGCGGCGGATCGGTTTTTTTGACACGGTCGTCGTCGCGCTTGACGCTCGCCATGTGGCGCGCGGTGCGCGGGCAATACGCCAGGATCCGGGTGAGCATCTTTTTCTGCTGATCCAGGATGAGGGCCACTGCCGGATCGATCAGGGTGAACGTTCCACCCGCCTGTCGCCCGGCGACATGTTTTTGGTCGATTCTGTCCAGCCATCGTCCTTTGTCTATGACGGTGCGCGCTCAAACCAGCTTTCAATTCACATGCCACGCGCCGAAATGGTGCACCGCTTCGGCGCCATGTGCACGGGCGGTATCGCCTTCAGCCAGAGTGACCCACTCTGGTTGGCGATGCGCGCGGTAATCACGAAGTTGCTTGAGGAGCCCCTGGCCACGCAGCAGTTGAGCGAGGCACTGCTCAGCCTGATGGGCGCATATCTTCAGGGAATGGAGAGAGGCGAACAGCCGCGCTCCGGGCAGACTCTTCTTTCCCGTGCTCTGGCGATGATCGACCTCAACTGCGCGGATCCGACGTTCGGTGCCAGCGAATTGGCGCGGCGCTTGAATGTGTCCGAACGCATGCTGCAGCGACATTTCGAGGCGCTCGGCGAGACACCACGCCATCGCCTCCTCAATCGCCGGCTGGAACTCGCCAGAACGCGCCTGACAACTACCAGCTCCAAGAATGGCATCGCCGGAATTGCCTATGACTGCGGGTTCAACGACCTTTCCTATTTCTATCGCGAGTTTCGGAAGAAATATGGTCTGACGCCGGGCAGCGCCGTCCGCTGTCATTGACGGAATTGTCCAACGACCTCGACGTTTGCGTCCAAGTCGCTGACCATCTCTTTGCATAGTCTCCCCTGTCGAATGACTGGCTTGCCGCCGGTCTCTGGAGGAGGAAGAACATGACGGTTCACACGGCGACGATCAATGGAAAGCCGATCACCGGCGAGCGCAGCTTCAGTGTGCTGAATCCAGCCACGGGCGCCGAAGTCGCTCGGGCGCCGAACATGGGACTGGATGAGCTCAATGCTGCCGTAGCCGCCGCCAAAGCGGCCTTTCCGGCATGGTCGGCCAAGAGCGACCAGGAATTGCAGGCCGCTTGTGCGGCTGTCACGGCTCGCATCGAGGCACATGCCGAGGAGATCGCACAGCTGATTACCCTCGAGCAGGGTAAGCCGCTGAACGGTCTTGGCTCGCGCTGGGAGATGGGAGGAACGGTCGCCTGGGCAGGATACACGACGGCCCTCTCGCTGCCGCCGAAAATTCTTCAGGATAACAGCGAGGGCCAGATCGAGCTTCACCGCAAGCCGCTTGGCGTCGTGGGTTCGATCACGCCCTGGAATTTTCCGGTGATGATTGCGATCTGGCACGTCATGCCGGCGCTGCGCACCGGCAACACTGTTGTCATCAAGCCTTCGCCGCTGACGCCGCTCGCGACCCTTCGGCTGGTCGAAATCATGAACGAGGTTCTGCCGCCGGGTGTCCTGAATATCGTCACCGGCGATGATGGCGTGTTCAATATCGGCGCGGCAATGTCCGCGCACCCCGATATCAGCAAAATCGTCTTTACCGGTTCCTGCGCTACGGGGCAGAAAGTCATGCGCTCGGCCGCCGAGACCATGAAGCGCCTGACGCTCGAGCTTGGAGGTAACGACGCAGGGATCGTTCTGCCCGACGCCGACCCGCAGGCGATTGCCGAGGGCCTGTTCTGGGGCGCCTTCATCAACAACGGCCAGACCTGCGCGGCGATGAAACGCCTCTACGTCCATGAATCGATCCACGACGCTGTCTGCGACGCGCTCGTCGCTTATGCACGCAACATTCCGGTCGGTAACGGCATGGAGGAAGGCAGCGTTCTCGGCCCGGTGCAGAACCGCATGCAGTTCGAAAAGCTGTCGCGCCTCGTCCGAGATGCCAGGGAGCGCGGCAAGGTGTTGCTTGGTGGCGAGCCGGGCGAAGGCCTGTTCTTCCCGCCGACCATCATTGCCGGCCTGAAGAACGGCGACCCGCTCGTCGACGAGGAGCAGTTCGGGCCGGCGCTTCCGGTCATCAAATACGCGAGTGTCGACGAGGCGATCGCATTTGCAAACGACAGCGCCAACGGTCTCGGCGGCTCGGTCTGGTCGTCCGACATTTCAGCGGCGAAGGTGGTTGCAGGGCGCATGCAATGCGGTTCTGTCTGGATCAACAAGCATGGCGCAATTCAGCCGAACGCTCCGTTCGGCGGCGTGAAAGCCTCCGGTTTCGGCGTCGAATTCGCCGAGGAGGGGCTGCAGGAATACACGAATATCCAGGTGGTGTTCGCTTGATCATTGAAGGAATGCGATAGGGAGGATGCAATGAACATACGGCGATATCTGGCTTCGGCCGGCTTGCTCGTGGCGCTAGGCGCGCCGGCTGCCATGGCTCATCCGTTGGATGGACTGACAGCGGAAGAATATCAGAAGATCAACAAGATCCTGCGCGATCAGAAGGTTGTCGACGACAACACGCTCTACCCGCTGATCGAGCTCAAGGAGCCGACCAAGGAAACCGTTCTTTCCTGGAAGGAAGGCGACCAGCTCGATCGCGAGGCGAAAGTGCAGCTGACGAGCCCGCAGGGCTTCAAGGAAGCGGTCGTCAACATCACCAAGGGCACAGTTGAAAGCACGACGCCGATCAAGGGCCAGCCAATGGTGCTCTTTACGGAGTTCATGGATGCCCTCCAGGGCGCGCTTGCCAATCCCGAAATGATCGCCGGCTTGAAGAAGCGCGGTCTGACGCCGGAGCAGGCTTTCTGTTTGCCGCTGACGGCAGGCAACTTCTTCACCGATGAGTACGAGAATTCGCGCCTTATGAAGGTCCCTTGCTACAAGGTACCGGAGGGATCGAACTTTTACGCAAAGCCGATCGAGGGACTGTTTGCGGTTTACGACATCGGCAAGAAGAAGGTGCTCCGGGTCATCGATACCGGTGCCATCGAGGGTCCGAAGGACAATTGGGGCTATACCGAAAAGGAAGTCGCCGAGCGCGAACCGTTGCGTCCGGAAATGAACCCCGCGAAGCTCTCCCAGCCCGGTGGGCCGAACTACAAGATCTCAGGCAGCCATCTGGAATGGGATATCTGGCGCATGAACTTCCGCGTCGACAAGCGCCCGGGCCTTGTCGTCTCCAATCTTGACGTCAAGGACGGAGAAAAGTGGCGTTCGGTGATCTACCAGTCGCACCTGTCTGAAGTATTCGTGCCCTACATGGATCCGACCGAAGGCTGGTACTGGCGAACCTACATGGACAGCGGGGAGTACGGCTTCGGCTTGTTCCTCAGCCCGTTGCGCGCCGGCATCGATTGCCCGGACTATGCAACCTT harbors:
- the paaI gene encoding hydroxyphenylacetyl-CoA thioesterase PaaI, which gives rise to MTNRLVLTAQELAEACADAMWREDNATRHLGMVMERVAPGTAVISMIVKPEMTNGHGTCHGGYIFALADSAFAFACNTYNQRTVGQHCSVTYIAPAFKGDRLTASAREVSRRGRGGIYDINVTNQNGEHIAEFRGHSRTVKGTLLPEEA
- a CDS encoding helix-turn-helix domain-containing protein, which encodes MQSLVTPVHTPMAVEDLEARIRKACGAFDLEPMAPTGIVAGDVSTRRIGFFDTVVVALDARHVARGARAIRQDPGEHLFLLIQDEGHCRIDQGERSTRLSPGDMFLVDSVQPSSFVYDGARSNQLSIHMPRAEMVHRFGAMCTGGIAFSQSDPLWLAMRAVITKLLEEPLATQQLSEALLSLMGAYLQGMERGEQPRSGQTLLSRALAMIDLNCADPTFGASELARRLNVSERMLQRHFEALGETPRHRLLNRRLELARTRLTTTSSKNGIAGIAYDCGFNDLSYFYREFRKKYGLTPGSAVRCH
- the paaG gene encoding 2-(1,2-epoxy-1,2-dihydrophenyl)acetyl-CoA isomerase PaaG — its product is MSESDTVLSAFADGVLTLTLNRPDKLNAFNEEMHLALRAGFERAHQDASVRSVLLTGAGRGFCAGQDLGDRDPRKGGAAPDLGRTIELFYNPLIRLIRTLEKPVICAVNGVAAGAGANIALACDITLAARSARFIQAFAKIGLVPDSGGTWSLPRLLGEARAKALALTAEPLDAETAANWGLIWKTVNDATLLDEATALAAKLAAGPTKGLGMTKRAIQAAATNSLDEQLELERDLQREAGRSTDYAEGVAAFLEKRKPEFKGQ
- a CDS encoding tyramine oxidase; translated protein: MNIRRYLASAGLLVALGAPAAMAHPLDGLTAEEYQKINKILRDQKVVDDNTLYPLIELKEPTKETVLSWKEGDQLDREAKVQLTSPQGFKEAVVNITKGTVESTTPIKGQPMVLFTEFMDALQGALANPEMIAGLKKRGLTPEQAFCLPLTAGNFFTDEYENSRLMKVPCYKVPEGSNFYAKPIEGLFAVYDIGKKKVLRVIDTGAIEGPKDNWGYTEKEVAEREPLRPEMNPAKLSQPGGPNYKISGSHLEWDIWRMNFRVDKRPGLVVSNLDVKDGEKWRSVIYQSHLSEVFVPYMDPTEGWYWRTYMDSGEYGFGLFLSPLRAGIDCPDYATFMPATIADDKGNPLTIPNAICVFERSIGDPAWRHFEVFAQTPEKPIPAEGRPATELVVRTASEVGNYDYLMDYRLQQDGQIRIMIGATGLDAVKGVASTSMNDPTAAEDTAHGTLIAPNLVAANHDHYFNFRIDFDVDQPANHFGTMDIVPAKVDAKNPRRSMWAVQHTMPKTEMEARYQLSAMKPRYFMISDPSREGYLGQEPGWMIHHGDVAYGPFDFAKDPPMKRNAYIEYSVWNTVYNIDQQYAGGKYAMQSDGSDTLPEWVKANKPLMGKDIVTWFTAGFHHIPRMEDWPVMSTEWKTIHIEPHNFFAHNPALTIRELKQ
- a CDS encoding aldehyde dehydrogenase family protein, whose product is MTVHTATINGKPITGERSFSVLNPATGAEVARAPNMGLDELNAAVAAAKAAFPAWSAKSDQELQAACAAVTARIEAHAEEIAQLITLEQGKPLNGLGSRWEMGGTVAWAGYTTALSLPPKILQDNSEGQIELHRKPLGVVGSITPWNFPVMIAIWHVMPALRTGNTVVIKPSPLTPLATLRLVEIMNEVLPPGVLNIVTGDDGVFNIGAAMSAHPDISKIVFTGSCATGQKVMRSAAETMKRLTLELGGNDAGIVLPDADPQAIAEGLFWGAFINNGQTCAAMKRLYVHESIHDAVCDALVAYARNIPVGNGMEEGSVLGPVQNRMQFEKLSRLVRDARERGKVLLGGEPGEGLFFPPTIIAGLKNGDPLVDEEQFGPALPVIKYASVDEAIAFANDSANGLGGSVWSSDISAAKVVAGRMQCGSVWINKHGAIQPNAPFGGVKASGFGVEFAEEGLQEYTNIQVVFA
- a CDS encoding 3-hydroxyacyl-CoA dehydrogenase NAD-binding domain-containing protein, whose amino-acid sequence is MNLAIKKRDGIAVVTVDNPPVNALSQALRQDLLTAAETLDHDSDVQAVVLICAGRTFIAGADVNEFGKPPMPPHLPDVVARIEASRKPWVAAIHGSALGGGLEIALGCRFRVAAASATLGLPEVRLGIVPGAGGTVRLPRLVGPALAADLVTTGKPISATEARSQGLVDALIEHDLEDGAVAFARSTLQHTLPLPLRERAVAAVDDGFWGTTTKAVAARSKREEAPLRALACVRKAAEVDFDAAMAFERETFLYLRGSSQAAALRHVFFAERGAARPPELAGVRARDVRSAAVVGGGTMGAGIAATLRDAGLPVILVERDESAVARGLANLKSIYDGAAKKGRISASAAAEKIGGVTGTTDYRALADTDLVIEAVFEDLDVKRQVFALLADNCREDAILATNTSYLNPQEIAAEIRGQDRFLGLHFFSPAHVMKLLEIVPTAGTAPEVLATAFSLARILGKIPVRAGICDGFIGNRILKVTRAQAERLLLSGATPAAVDAAMRTFGLPMGPFEAQDLGGLDIAGFQRRAARGRGETPFAPIADRLCEMERFGQKTGGGWYDYAKGDRTPQPSPVVASVIAEAARGLAQRDWSEEAIADCIILPVVNEAAAILDEGIALRATDIDLVKIHGYGFPRWRGGPMHYAEYRGLNDVVDRLEQLSRDGLATPPCDLLRRAAKAGGWAEINQG
- the paaN gene encoding phenylacetic acid degradation protein PaaN; translated protein: MDALFDRHQPTLAAALKAVRERGYWSAYPEIPSGKIYGETAKDDGLASYSARLGKPFALPGHPGTAHIGAEVSPFGPALGITYPAADVDTLIAASQAAGSAWAEASAEMRVGICIEVLARLNRMSFEIANAVMHTTGQAFAMAFQAGGPHAQDRGLEAVAYAYAEMTRTPAQAIWTKPQGKGEPIVLEKQWRIVPRGISLVIGCQTFPTWNSYPGLFASLATGNTIIVKPHPAAILPLAITVSVIRDVLAEQGFDPNVVLLAADAPAAEVTVDLVKNRAVSIIDYTGSNAFGDWVRRNAGEAQVYTEEAGVNSIVVAATDDFAGMCANIAFSLSLYSGQMCTAPQNIFVPRSGIETDQGHKSFDDVAGGIAAAIDELLADPARAAGVCGAIANPATVARIEAARGLGRVIRDSAPVTVGDVRTATPLIIAVDDDKTDAHEEERFGPIAFIVAVADAGAGIEKAASLARRKGAITAALYDNDEHRIDAAVDASAKAGVNLSINLTGGIFINQSAAFSDFHVTGANPAGNASLTDAAFVANRFRTVMWRRPKAA